The window AAACATAATTGAGATTtaattgaaagttcaagtgaatgGTGATTGCTTTTCGCGACCCTACTTTTATCCATAATATTTTACTTAGCTTCAAcaacttttcaactttttaccaatcatcatttttcatttggttgtttatgtattttaattcttttgaataaaTGATACTTGAATCATTTAGAGCTGCTGAGAATCAATCTGTAAACCATCCACAAATTAATTGAGTCAACAAAGTAAGTTTATACTTGCGGTTAATTTAGGAGAACTTGTATGATAATGGGGTTAAATTTAGGAAAACTGACCAAACTagtacattttttgttttatattttaaaagtagcacaattttttaaattcataattttatttttctcgaGGTCAATCTCGACTGAGATTGATCATGAGATTCtccccaaatttaaaaacctcTTTGAATGATTTATCTCAACCCCTTTCGGTCGAGCGCATCATCAAGATTGAACTTTAACTTAAACTAATTGGCCTAAAAATGACTAACCCCCAATAAGAAATAGGTTGGTGGAGTGAATGATGGAGAAACTTTCATGTTGACCATTGCCATAATTGGGGAAATTGACAATATCATTGACATAATGCTTATGTAGTATGATCTCGGGGCAACTTTGGCCTGAGATCATGCTACATAATTGGAAAAATTGGcaatatcattgatataatgcTTATGTAATATGATCTGATCAGGACCGTGCGAGCCCTAGCTCTCAGGACAACTTTGGTCCAGTATCTATTAtactactacaaaaattgaattacttGACATTAATACAGTGTCATGTAAAtctatacttgacgttttaaaaagcgtcaagtaatcgactgtcaagtatagttctattacttgacactaaaaaaacgtcaagtactCTATTGCTTGACATCATTTTTGTGTCAAGTAAGATAGTATACTTAACAATATTTACACGTCGAGTAAATTATATACTTGACTCTATTTACCTGTCAAGTGAGATAGTATACTTGACACTATTTACAAGTCgagtaagatatatatttgactctatttacctgtcaagtgagatagtatatttgacattatgtatatgtcaagtaaaattttatagttgacACTATATATCCATCAAGTAAAATGGTATATTTGACTCAAATAAGATAGTATATATGACATGTATTTAATGTCATGTATaccatttattaatatattaaatatactaaatttttcttttttcattttttatttcatgcaTTACATACATTTGCTTCAATAAGACATAtccataaacaaaacaaattctcCAACGAACAAttatacaacaaaaaaaaaggacaaaaagttTAGTATAATATGTAAACCAgcaataatttcattattctcaACAATGTCATCAACAATTACACAATTCCAATCCAATATAGCCAACTAAAATTTCCTATATGTGTCctattccaaaatattaaatgataatagttgtcttatataatcaaaattgaagCCTATCCCCATATATCTTTTGCCCTCATAATGGCTATGAACAAAACGTTTCCACAAAAAAGGTTATGAGCATTCTCATATCTTAgccatttacaaaattaacatgATCATATCTAGGTGTGTCTATCATATGTACCGAGCTAAAAATCCAGCCCACTCCCCTCGTCTATCCAATTCAAGCTGTGTGTATGGGCTTCTTGTATCAatctataaaacataaaaagtagaatacactttgtaaaatatttgagttagTCATAATATACTATCTATAACTTtacaatgtaaatagtttaaaaacatACCGCACCAGTGATAATGTTTGTGTCCTTAGTCACAATTTCTTGCATGTATCTCATGACATAATATTCACATTCAACCGTACCTACTTGTAAAGAACACTATAACACAACCAATTAACaatgcatatatattatattatgtgctagattaaaataaaaattattttataaatatatttacatttaccAGTATATGCATGATTGGCTACTATAGCAGGATAGCCACACATAATAcaacttaaaatatacaataactGTGTAATATATACATGATTGGCTACCAATGCTACGGGGCTACCAAGGCTACAGGATTGCCGCACAGGATTGCATCAAGACCAAGGCTATGGGGCTACCAAGGCTACAGGATAGCCACAAGATAGTATGActcaaaatatacaataagtGTGTAGTATTTGCATGATTTCCAAATGAGAAGAATGATTACATACCTCAAtcatattgtatattttttctttcaactcagTCTGTAATGCccaaagaaaaggtaaatatatatatatatttttttttatttttattttaatattaaaaaatttctttattttttttcttttctcttcttctttttctttttcttttcttttctcccttcttcttccccgTGCGACCGCGACCCCCATCCATCTTCTCCATTCCGTTCTCCATCTCCGTTCGCGAAGCAGCCTTGCAGCAGCCGCCTCGTAACTGTCTGATCCAGATCTGCGGCGCCGTTGCTCTTCCGCCGCAGCCCAGCCGTCTCAGCCGGTTCTGTCTCTGTCGAAGCCACGGTTCTGCAACCGTCTCCGCCGTCTCTATCTCCGTCCGCGAGGCAAGTCACACGCCTCAGTCACGAACAGCCTCGCCGACGCAGGTCACGCCGCATCGCACGAGTTCGGCTACGTTGCCGGGCTACTCCCGTCCGCGCGTAACTGCTGTTGAACGTCCGAACCATTCTGTCTTCGTCGATAACCGCTGTCCCATTTACGAATCGCGGACCGGTTCGCGTGCAGAAGTGTTTTGCACGATGTCTTTTGTGTAGATCCTGCGGCAACTTCTATTTAACGTCGATGGTCAAAGTCTTGTTACAAGATATTGGTAAGGATGAGATTGTTCGGTAATAAGGTCTTACATTTGTAAATACATTAAGATGTGATGTTGTTTAATTGGTTGAATTGATCTTTGTTCTTGAAGGCGACATCAGTGATTTCGAGTTAGTGTCCTTGAGTTACGCCTTAAGCTTTGTTGGAGTTCGATTTTTTACTCTTGGGGTTTGTTTGTTGAAGTTAGTTCGACTAAGTAATTTTACATAAAGATccaggtaagggattttctactggactcaattgtgattgtgaactgtatgtgtgttgaatgtatactgtgggttgactgaaaatatatatgaatgtatatgaattgaagtagacttgtCGTCGAATGTATGtcgtgattgtcatggaatctatatataaatgtgtgtatgtggacaggacggagattgtagattgtgtttgtatgagattctcgtttagattgggtgtatgattacgctaaagtatgactgtgtgctggtgaactgaggggtgcattgactgtatagtggattgactgatgtattagcatattattgacagacatatgactgtagtaaaataagttgactgttaggatgttgaaagaaagaactttgtgacttgaagtaactgaaagatgggttgaatggaatgaggggaaaattgttagattgtattgggatgtttaccttgtaggtgtcccacgggatcaccaatttattgtgcaccttcgggagcattagactgatatgtgtttctgcagaacactagactgatatgtacgtccctcggggcgttagactgatatgtacgtccctcggggcgttagactaagatgtgtatcctacgggatcacaagactgcgactgtacagggtgtcccaatagaactttaacaatttattttcccctgacgagaccagtagagggtctcttactgagtatttaaatactcacccttcttatgtttaaattttcaggcaaaggtaataaaggcaGCAAAcaggcgaggggcaggaaggaaacgtgatgccataggaaacgtgtttttgcttccgcttatgggttcttgtgaggtttaaaatgaattgaaatttagtttacaaacgtttgttgtaaatattattattttatgttttcttgaatgtttaaaaatcaggcctgacttgaagatgtttttttttttaattgtttacgttttgttttatattaatcaaagtctttatttgttaaaatttaacgatctcgacttacttagaaaagttgggtcgttacacaGTCGGCACCAGCTTCCAAGATGCATGTGTAATTGGGATATAATGATGCACACAAGATCCAATTTGAGggtctaatttaatttatgaatccTAATTCAAGACAATAATCATTAAAAACCCATTAATTTACAtattaagaaatatttgaattgcCTTTGAATTGCCTCATACACCCATTCTTTTTAgtgtataattaaatttgacggtctaatttaaaaatatagataagTTGGATcacttaaatattaattttgaaagttcaaggaAGTAAATTTAACATTGTCATTATACTTTAGAGACAATATTTGTCATttaccataaaaaaaagtacaaattgtaattgaattgCATTTGATGGCATTCATCTAAAGTATGAATCTTaccaataatagtaaatatatcaattcaTTACTcattactataaaaaaaaaaatggcattcAAAAGTATGAATCTTACAAAGAGTAAATATACCAATTGATTACTCATTACtataaacaaatcaatatgataattataacCATAAtgacaacaaattaattacgGTCTAAAACATCCAAGAGTCAcccttaatttttcattactCATTCCtgtaaaaaacaacaataaagaaaaatgatggtcTTCTCTATTTGTCAATTAGATTATACCATTTGTTTACGAATTTGAACataaacaacataaacatataacacaaataaatataaatatacgagagtcattctcaattttcttccctttgtGTTTTTCTCACTTTGGGTTTACAATATCATCCTTAATTACAagatataaatcaaattcaaggGAGCATTAttcattgaaaaatgttaaatacaataagaatGAGGAGCATAAAAACCTTTGAACGCGGAAGCAGTTCGCCGTGCGGAAGTTGTTCGCTGCGTGGAAGCCGTTCGTCGGGTTGAAGCTGTTTGCCGGGTGGAAGTTGTTCGGCGGGTGGAAGCGTTCGTCGTGTGGAAGCCATTCGCCGTTTGCCACTCTGTGTTGTGTGGAAGTCGTCCGTCGATTTGAAGAAGTGGTCGTTCGCCTGTGTTGTGTGGAAGCGTGGAGATGAGAATAGGGTTTCATCGTGGAGACGTGAGGGATTACTAAATATagggaaataaaatattttaatatatttatttgatatttttaattaaatgaatttaataaatttaattaaaatatttcaataaatatatttgataaacttttcaaaaaattatttttttcatatataaatataaaataaaacaagcttttttaacaatatataaatataaatttttccatatatattgttttaaggTTAAAACTTGGAAAGCaatacatttttcatcttttcattgGATACctcttttaacaatatataaaaggaaagaagtgtTATTGaggaagttgaaaaaaaagcccactaatcatttttaataatcaacatgaaaatttctatagaaaaaaatgaaagagacattaaaaaagaaagaaaattacatgaGTTTTGGTTAACTTTTGAGGAAGATCCATGTATTGATCATGAGAATATAAAGATTTGAgatgatgaatattttttgaattaggAAAGAAGGTTTTTATAGGAGAAATTAGGAAttgataatagaaaataagttgaaagggtgaaaattagaaaacaatggATTTGTACcttgttttcaatttgttattattattatttttctttatttcttagtttttgataatatattttttaattatatcattttttaaaaaattaaatagagcggtttgtgagtttttgtttcaatttatttgtttttattaatttatttttaattttcgctatcattaaacaattttcttaaattatgttttaggtttccaagatcttcaatctttccataaaaagaaacgaaaaaagaaaaaagaaaccctaaattattttgattttaatttttttgggtaaATAACTGAATTGAGTTATATATGCTcactttaataaaatgatttttttattaaacaaaacttcataAAATCAAGTTGATGTGCGAGaacttaatattatatcacttACCAATACAATATTTAGATATGCATCTCCTGGATATCAcctatttttgtttatcaaaTTGTCTAATCATGtcacaaaatttgtaattttttttatgtgagtAGTGATAAATGATgtgtaaaagtaaataattatggAGATATACCAATAAATTGGATCTATTATTAATCTACACTACAaagtaaaaactaaacaatggaaaaagttgatccatttaaaatttattaaaatgtttcaataaatttcattaataatcatttcaataaaatattttaatgaatttctttgatgaaatatttaaataaatttatttagtgaAACAGTTCAACAAATCTgttttggtaaaatatttcaataaatttattttaacaaaagataaatttattttaacaaaagatttcaataaattattttagtgaaagatttctaaaattttctttaataatcttttcattacaatattttaatcaatttatttagtaatcttttcattaaaatattttataaaatttatttttaaaaatattatcaataaatttatttaaaggaaaattttaaataaatttattttaatgaaagatttcaataaatttatttaattattttttattaatttttttaataaatttatttcataatattttcgttaaagtttttaacaaatacatttaataatgttttcattaaaatattttaatatttattaaataagcatttcatcaaaatactttgataaatttatttaatgaaagatttcattaaaatatataaatttatttataaattttgtataaaatattttaataaatttatttaatgaaatattttcaataaaattatttaaaggaaagattcaataaacttattttaatgaattcaaaaaattattttagtgataaatttcaaaaaatttatttaacaattttttattaaagtattttaataaatttatttaataaaattttcattaaaatgttttaataaatttatttaaagaaatggtttcaataaatttatttaaataaaatattttcaataggtttatttaaaagaaagattttaataaatttaatttaagtaaagatttcaacaaatttattttagtcaaagatttgtaaaagtttgttttagtgaaagatttcaaaaaaattatttaataatattttaataaatttatttaatgagtttttcattaaaatattttaataaatctatttaaggaaatattttcaataattttatttaaaggaaaattttcaacaaatttattttaacgagagattttaataaatttaatttaatgagagatttcaaattatttaagtgaaaattttcaaaatatttattttcataagttgatttttaaaaaaattattttaataagttgattttaaaaaattattttaataagttgatttttatactttttattttcatatttttaaacgttttatatttgatattttggcaattgacattttaaaagtgttaaataaaaaatgttaactatacttgacgttgTTTTCGCGTCAAGTAAATGTCCACTATACGTGACacgaaaaaaacgtcaagtaaaatctcCACTATATTTGATGCGAATAAACtgtcaaataaatattcaCTATATTTGATGCGAAAACCATGTCATATAAAAGTTAAcgtaaaaaatttattttttaaaaccataccTGACATGTTTTTTGTGTCAAGTAAATGTTCACTACTTTTAACCCgaataaaatgtcaagtaaaatctactttatacttgacgcaaaaaaaaaaaaaaaaacgtcaaataaAGCTAacataaagtaattaaaaaaatttcgtgaaaacttcatattttttaagactatacttgacgttttttctttaacatagttcatacttgacgtttttttaataaaaacgtcaagtatgtAAAAGTTGCTAGCGTCAAGTAAAccaatttttgtagtagtaCATATATGATACCAATTCGTCCCAAGTCGGTTATTGTGATTCTGATTGGGCTGGTTGTTCAAATCACAGGAAGTCTACTTTAGGAGGTTTTTTCTTAGGCAACAACCTGATCTCTTGGTTCATTAAGAAGCAAAATTATGTGTCCTTATCTACAGCGGAGGCTGAATATATTGCAGCTGGTAGTGCTTGTTCCCAGCTCATATGGATGAAACAAATGCTTGCAGAGTATGATTTATCGCAGAAAACTATGATTGTTTATTGTGGAAACATGAGTGCCATTGATATTTCCAAGAATCTTGTTCAACATAGTAGAACCAAGCATATTGATATAAACCATCATCTTAATTATTCAAGATCTGGTTGAAGAATAAGATTATTTCTCTCACTCATGTTTGGTCAGCACTTGAGTACGCAGATATCTTCACCAAACCCCTTGATACGGCTTCTTTTGAGCACCTACGAGTTGGACTAGGGGTTTGTCTCAAGCTCACTTAACAATTCATAAAGGTGTGTTCTTATGGGCTTTCTATTCACCTGTCCAAGCCCACTTCTTATTGAGGCTCATGGGCAGTTGTTTTGCactctttcatttatttcaattttggtgAAAGGCGAGAACCGTTGTTGGAAGAATTTCTATCATCTTCAGTGTCTTTAGTCTTGCTTCTTGATCACAATGGTGAATACACGTCGAGGATACTATTAAGAACCCTTTGTTCATCcatgaaattttgttgttcGTCTCAACATGCATGGGGTGTGCATGCAcgaaaaatggtttaaaagcATTCCTTCGCACCGTTCGTATGTTCATCTTGCTGATCGTGGTAAGATTCCTCAAACCATTAGTTTTGATAGCTCTTCCTCTATTCATGCTGAAGCGCTTGGTGTTTTCCATGTGTCCATTGATTTGGATTCTGGGTTTGTTTCTCGTGATACCGTCCCTTCGGCTGAACTACATAAATCTCATTTTGGTTTAACTCCTTCCACTTCCAAGAGCCATGGACAAGGTTCGATTCCTTCTTCCTTTAAAGGTAAGGGGTCTATGGCTTCGGGGCCTTCCAAGAGTTTATCTTATTCTACTAGTAGTTCCTCGAAAACCCTTCCCCAACAGCGATCCTCTGATCCTCTCTCGGGCACTATTCCCTTTGTATCTCCTCCCCATGATTCTCTGAGTGTTCCATCTACTCCTTCCTTGCCAATGGTTCATGGATCTGTTCCATCTCCTTGTGCGATAGAGTATTCTGTCCATACGTCCCTAAAGAAGTCCAAAAGCTCCATGAGGCCTCGGGTTGTCACCACCAAGATTAGTCAACAGAAACTTTCTTGTAATATTCAGTTTGTCCTTTGATGACATTACCTTTCATCATGAAGAGAATGCTCAGAGGTGAAAGTATGTGGTGTAACAACGTTTGGCTGATGAAGTAAATGTCTTTGATAGGCATCAGTCCTGTGTTGGGATTATGGAGTTGATTAGTTAGTCTGGTCTATCTCGAACTATCTTGGATGTTGACCCATTTTATCCCAAACTAATTCGGGAGTTATTGTCAATCTACCGTCTGATTTTGATGATCTCAGTAGCAATGATTATCATACCATTCATGTGCGTGGATGTCGAGTTGTGATCTCCCCATATGTCAACAATACATTTCTTTGTTAGGTCACTTCGTTGAATTTTGCCATGCCTACTCTGTCCATTGTAGAATTAGTTTATGTCCTAACTGGTGGCACCCTTACTGTTTGGCCCATGAATGACATTCTTGTTGCCTCCTTGTGCGTCAAGTACACCATTCTTCACAAGATTGGGATTGCTAACTGGTTTCCCTCTTCCCATGGCTTCAGTGTATCTATTGCTCTTGCTACCTACTTGTTTCAAATTGGTACAGATGCTTCTGTTGATGCTGGTCTGTTCATATATTTCCATCATTGAACTTGTAACCTTGATTACCTACCGTGTCTCATTGATCACATCATTTTTGTAGTGGTCATTGTCTACTCACGTAGCATATGGTAGCCTAGGCAAGGAAAGTCCGAGTACTGATGTTGTCATGTGTAGTGGTTTTGTATTGAATGTTAGAAGCAGTACTAGAAGTACTTGGAATTGAAATATCAATGAAGTTCTTGCAATCCACATAAGCTATAATTTTGCGTTAGATTTCTTTAtgaatacattttaattttgcttaCTAGGCAATCGACACGTTACTTCTCAAAGAATATCGGCGTAGACTGTTTGGACGATCACATCTCCATTTCATCGTAGAGAGGGAATTGGGGTGGGGCATGGAAGTGCACCGTTTTATAATTGACACTTGTGTTTCGTGACACTACACCACATGACTAAAAGAGAATCCAAAAACATATGATTCACAGCCAAcacaattttgtttgaaaaaagcTGTCCTAATTTACTTTGAAAgttcatttctattttcatcAAATGAGTTTGTCAATCCAAATTGGATCAAAGTACATTGAAAATTAACATTGTTTTTCCTTGGAAAACCATGGAAATTGAACTATTGAAAATCAATGTTATAACACAGTAACAAATAACAATGAAGTAACAAAGAAGTAGCAAAACATCACATCAAaatgttaagaaaataataatgatttgttttaaaaaagggACAAAACAATAAGTAGGAACAACGAATAACACTATTGAAGTCGAccaaaataatgaatataaCACTATTTAgacattaatatataaaattaagctCATCGCCAAACTCAAAAGGATCCCctcattcttcttccttcccaAATCCTTAGGCCCATTCCTCCGCCTCCCATAGCCGTTATCAAAACCAGAAACGGCAATGGCGACTGCACCAGCGCTGATGATACCAGCCGCCATGGCGATGATGCTTATGATGCTCATTCCAACTGCATGCGGCGGTGCTCTTACATCCTTTAAACCACTCAACAACCACACTTCCGGGGGTAAGTTTgccaataaattttaaatctttttttattcagCAAAATACTTCTAATAAATACTTAGACGAGGAGCTTCCTTTCCTTCAAATGCTTGGtacttaaaagataaaaatatttggcCTTTACTCATTTTGGTTATTCATACGTTCTACTTTTTAGATTTGCTCTAATACTTAATCTTTACACATTATCAAAAAGTCAATTTTATTAGTACTCTATTTTTAAGATTAGTGTCTAATAAgtttacaaaaactaaaaatgtattttaactTCACTTTggcattgaaaacataattatatatgtacatgtatttatatataaatatatatcatccttaatatatttaaaaggctaaaattataattataattatagtttttaacGTTGATGTTTAGGTCTATTTGATCTTTAGACTTTAAAAAATCTATGTAATAAGTCTTTCTTGAACTTTAAGCGTCATTTGTTTCcggattcattttcattcttgagttttcaaaatttaaaaaatataaaaaataattaaaacgtGTTTGATatacttgtttttaaaaaactattttaaagaagaatgtagaaattttcaaataataaattatcattttttaaaataataaaagaaaatttttaaaaataacaagttttacaaaatacttacCATCTATAGTAAATTATAGTTATcgatatgttatagtgatagTAGACTatcaatgaataaaaatttttgctatagcttgtaaatattttaatttattttgctatttttaaaaatatcttttcttttatcatatatCCAAACTATCCGTTCCTTTAAACTCTTTCGGTATTCACTTCATTTTTACAAATCTTAcctgatcttttttttttttttgttttatctttacagaatttaaaatttgcacCATCTCATATTACACAAATGGGAGaaacttgaaaaaataattgataaaaattcaaattaaaaattcatgtAAACATAAATTAGTTCTAAGATTTGCAAGATAATACAAGATTAATAAAGATGACTGAAGAAAAATTGAGAGGATAATTTGAAAGATGGCATAATATGTGAAAAGTTAGGTCGTTTTCAGTGTTCATCATAGACAAATTAGCATGGACCAAGATCCTGAATATATATTTGCACTTTCTTGGTTAAGTCTTAGACATAATAAACACcaaaattctatatatttgaGCTTTGATGAAATCTTACACAGATAAACATCTAAATCTTACTTAAtgtatagaaaattttgatcttttctaaaatttgaagatgtCAATGAAGTCATCCtctaaaatctatttttatcaTTAGTAAGttcatatgaaaatttgaaaaattatttaagattgGACAAAGATAATTAGAAATTGTTTAAGAGACCAAAGATTTGGATGagatttgaaaagattaaataacatttaaaacatttagtaGAATCTCATTATAAATCCTACAGAGATTTCACTAAGAAAGTTCAAAATACTTTACAACAGAAAAGTTAACTTTACTTGACTAAATCTcgaacagaaaaaaaaaaaaaaaaaaaaaaaagagtttaacaTATTTTCGAAGTGTTAGTcttaaaaagttaaacttaaaaaaccatttatgataattttctaCAACAAAAGCTTCAcgataatataattttgttcaaaacaaaagaaacttttGGATTGGGTgtctaagttttcaaaatgcaCCTATGACTAAAAGCATATTTACCAAAAATCGAactttttcattgtttttagataagttaaaaatcatttttagttCCTAagcttttataaaaatgacaatttagttgttgtattttaaattttataataatttatatggCGATCTTATTatagagaaaatttattttaacttctaACATTGTATATCTATTGTTTGACcacaagtttttatttatttatttatttttgtatttaagaaagtataaattataaaatttttgtgtttgtgtggAAGGTGGTTGAGAAGTTAGAAAATGATGGAATACGTAAATGATTATGATGGAAAcactaaaataatgaaaattgaacacaaattggaaaaaaaaaaaaattgtttgtttgattagGTTTAGTAAAATACATGGTTGAAGAGGAggatattaaatcaaatttcgTAATGGAGTCGCACATCAGCAGAATGTTGGCCGATTCTCAAGACTTCGAAACAAGCTCAACTAACAACGCCACCCAAGTTTCCGCCGGCGAATGCGACCGGCCGCCCCGCTACGACAGCTGCCTCGGCGTTAAAAGGAATACTCCGCCACCACAAAATT of the Cucumis sativus cultivar 9930 chromosome 3, Cucumber_9930_V3, whole genome shotgun sequence genome contains:
- the LOC116402915 gene encoding putative protein TPRXL; protein product: MHGVCMHEKWFKSIPSHRSYVHLADRGKIPQTISFDSSSSIHAEALGVFHVSIDLDSGFVSRDTVPSAELHKSHFGLTPSTSKSHGQGSIPSSFKGKGSMASGPSKSLSYSTSSSSKTLPQQRSSDPLSGTIPFVSPPHDSLSVPSTPSLPMVHGSVPSPCAIEYSVHTSLKKSKSSMRPRVVTTKISQQKLSCNIQFVL
- the LOC105434882 gene encoding uncharacterized protein LOC105434882, whose translation is MATAPALMIPAAMAMMLMMLIPTACGGALTSFKPLNNHTSGGLVKYMVEEEDIKSNFVMESHISRMLADSQDFETSSTNNATQVSAGECDRPPRYDSCLGVKRNTPPPQNCSTFNREHPC